From Vibrio crassostreae, one genomic window encodes:
- a CDS encoding replication endonuclease, producing the protein MQDSNLNLEEQLKEQASRDEATRFSLETSIGHHFFKLLPRVVQEDIEHQLIKRKQRKNPDRKNLELFTVDVFRHVLKRSPIIEDKFPFADARKEAKPKPVVCSEQRPYIQLDHFTLTNDEALERLARNLTEVFHDEIRQVELKESYLSALDMAYQAIETQMKEIHLEPPKLYITGQMPLEDCEREYESAIRRCLDVRYLVRKIIYLRNQYLEFAQIALERVGGEKAQRSYVSSRSFALWRRKQVEAENYVQSMVVVSEDTDTVFDLSEVVKRTTANHENRRIELVVRSRGDEERAIDLGYEGVFITWTLPGKYHRSSKQWIGCTPKEAHINLMAQWKRARALFKKHQVDWFGLRVAEPHKDGTPHAHLFLYCPKQQLEKLVDICRQIAIEEDNEELKTKELQEKRFLAKQCDPSKGTATGYIIKYISKNINGAHMPEKEADENALSARAWASIHRIKQFSQSGSPAVGLWRQLRRAKPLDTAFDEELDSLRDHADNSRWKGFCELGTKAKLAYEEQFNKYGEKTKRVVGFRWFGKLIETCSEHFRLVKKSDLKQVQEARSALPWSTENKCNPPPKMEISPLEKALMDVTGWSIKGVQCLLKPLSMGAKIPIDKHTTLSLINGRLGVT; encoded by the coding sequence ATGCAAGACTCAAATCTTAATTTAGAGGAGCAGCTCAAAGAGCAGGCCAGCCGTGATGAAGCGACTCGTTTCTCTCTCGAGACGTCGATTGGTCATCATTTTTTTAAGCTGCTCCCCCGTGTTGTTCAGGAGGATATTGAACATCAACTTATCAAGCGTAAACAGCGTAAGAATCCGGATAGAAAAAATCTCGAACTCTTTACTGTTGATGTGTTTCGTCATGTCCTAAAACGTTCACCCATCATTGAAGATAAGTTTCCTTTTGCAGATGCTCGTAAAGAAGCCAAACCCAAACCAGTCGTGTGCTCAGAGCAGAGACCTTACATTCAACTTGATCACTTTACGCTGACCAATGACGAGGCGTTGGAGCGTTTGGCGCGAAACCTGACTGAAGTCTTTCACGATGAGATCCGCCAAGTGGAGTTAAAGGAAAGCTACTTATCTGCTTTAGATATGGCTTATCAAGCGATTGAAACCCAGATGAAGGAAATCCACCTTGAGCCACCGAAGTTATATATTACCGGACAGATGCCGCTTGAGGATTGTGAGCGTGAATACGAAAGTGCAATTCGTCGTTGTTTGGATGTTCGATATTTAGTGCGAAAGATCATTTATCTACGGAACCAATATCTTGAGTTCGCACAAATAGCACTTGAGCGGGTTGGGGGTGAGAAAGCGCAAAGAAGTTACGTATCGAGTCGTTCATTTGCACTGTGGCGCCGTAAACAAGTGGAAGCTGAAAATTATGTTCAGTCGATGGTTGTCGTCAGTGAAGATACCGACACCGTTTTTGATTTAAGTGAAGTGGTGAAGCGAACGACGGCGAATCATGAAAATCGTCGTATTGAGCTGGTGGTACGCTCTCGTGGTGATGAAGAAAGAGCCATCGATTTAGGTTATGAAGGGGTATTTATTACTTGGACTTTACCGGGAAAGTATCACCGAAGCTCAAAGCAGTGGATTGGGTGTACACCGAAGGAAGCCCATATAAATTTGATGGCTCAGTGGAAAAGAGCGAGAGCTCTCTTCAAAAAACATCAAGTTGATTGGTTTGGTCTTCGGGTGGCGGAACCACATAAAGATGGGACACCTCACGCACATTTGTTTTTGTATTGTCCTAAACAGCAACTTGAGAAATTAGTGGATATATGTCGTCAGATCGCTATAGAGGAAGATAACGAAGAGCTTAAAACAAAGGAACTTCAGGAAAAACGTTTCTTGGCTAAGCAATGTGATCCGTCGAAAGGAACTGCAACAGGCTACATCATTAAATACATTTCCAAAAACATTAATGGTGCTCATATGCCAGAGAAAGAAGCGGATGAAAATGCTTTATCAGCTCGCGCATGGGCATCAATTCATAGAATTAAGCAATTTTCTCAATCGGGCTCTCCGGCCGTTGGCCTGTGGCGACAACTCCGAAGAGCTAAACCATTAGATACCGCATTCGATGAGGAACTTGATTCACTGCGTGATCACGCTGATAACTCTAGATGGAAAGGTTTTTGTGAATTAGGTACCAAAGCCAAATTAGCTTATGAAGAGCAGTTTAATAAGTACGGGGAGAAGACCAAACGTGTGGTTGGTTTTCGCTGGTTCGGAAAACTTATTGAGACATGCAGCGAGCACTTTCGATTGGTTAAAAAATCGGATCTGAAGCAAGTGCAAGAAGCGCGGAGCGCTTTACCTTGGAGCACTGAAAATAAGTGTAACCCACCTCCGAAAATGGAGATATCCCCACTTGAAAAAGCGTTAATGGACGTGACCGGATGGAGCATTAAAGGCGTTCAATGCTTGCTTAAACCGTTATCGATGGGGGCGAAAATCCCCATTGATAAGCACACCACCCTCAGTCTGATAAATGGAAGATTGGGAGTGACTTAA